CTCCCTGGCGCCGGTCTCGAGGTCGGCGATCCAGAGCTGGACCACGGAGTTGCGCTCCCCGGCCTTGGGGTATTTGAATGAATAGGCCCTGTTGTAGAGTTTGCCGTCGAAGCGCATCATCTCCATCAGCGGCACTTCGCTCTCGTCGAAACGCAGGTAGGCGATGCGGCGGCTGTCGGGCGAGAAGGCGTAGGCCCGCGTTGCGCCGAACTCCTCCTCGTAGACCCAGTCGGTCGTGCCGTTGATCACCTCGTTCCACGCCCCGTCGTCGGTGATGCGGCGCGTGGTCTGGGAGGCGATGTCGTAGACGTAGAGATCGTTGCGGTCCGAGTAGGCGATCTTCTGCCCGTCGGGCGAGAAGGAGGCGTCGCGCGGCGCTTCGGCGTCGCGCAGGACGGGGCGCACGGCGTTGTCGCGCACGAGTGAATAGCTGGTGGTGTACGAATGGCGGTAGATCGGCTTGCGGCCCGAGGCAATGAGGATCGACCGCTCGTCGGGCGAGAAGGCGTAGTCGGTGATGACGAGGTTCGGCGCGGGCGCGGGGAGCATGCTCTCGCCGGGAGCCGCGGAGGCGTAGCTGTAACGGACGATGTCGTTCGATTCGAGCGTGGTGTAGTGTTCGCCGTCGGCCATCGAGCGGATGCCGCGCACCGATTCGTTCAGCCCCCGCAGCCGGGCGATTTCGGCGTATTCGTTCTGGGCGCGGACGCTGCCCGTCAGGAGCGCCGCTGCGGTTATTAGCGGGAAAAGAATGGTTTTCAAGAGAAAATGACGTGTTGAAAGTTGTGTTCGATGCGTGGGGCGCGGTACGGCAAGTTCCCTCCGGGGGAGGGGTTCGGGGAAGGGCCGGATTTACGGCGTGCCGCTAAAGCGGCGATCATGTGCCGCAACGGCCGTTGCGGCACGCGGGACCCGGTGAAAATCGGAAGCCCCTCCCGTGTTCGGCCCGTTAAATGTCCTCTACGTCGAAGTCGTAGCCGAGGCGTTTGCCCGTCACGAACTTCGAGTTGTCCATCTTGGTGTTGAACTGGTCCACCGTCACGCGTTTGTTCTCTTCGTAGGGCGGCATCAGCAGGTCGAAGTTCAGCGCGAAGCCGATCGCCGATTCGAGAATCGCGACCAGCGCCTCCTGGCCGATCTCCGACTTGCCGAAATCCATCGCCCGCATCGAGTTCTGCTGCTTGCCTTCGGCGAAGTAGCGGCGTTCGCGGTTGATGAAGATGCGGCCGATCAGGTAGCCTTCGTCGGCGTTGCGGTTGAATTTGAACGAGTCGGACAGGAAGTTGTAGATGTTGATAAGTCCGCAGTAGGAGTTGTCGCGGTCGGCCTGCACGTAGGGGTTTTGCCAGATGAGGTGGTCGGAGCCGAACTCGAAGACGTCGGTGTGCATCTGGAAGATCAGGATGTCGTTGGCTACCTGCAACTGGGCCTCGAACTTGCCGCGGTCGCGGTATTCGAGCCTCACGCGGCGGTCGAGTTTGCCGTCCAGTTCGTCGTCCATCTCCGAGGCCATCTCCAGTAGCGTCTCCTTCAGGGAGTTGAACGCTCTGAAGGTGTTGTCGAAAACCCGTTGTTTGAGTGTCGACTTGCGGATGATGGTGTCGAGAATCTGTGCTCTCAGCGGGGTTGTTTCCATGGTATGTAGGTTTTATTTTATGCGTATTTCGCGTCCTGCGGCCAGCTCCTCGTCCTTGCGGAGCTTGTTGAGTTTCTCGATCGACCGCGTGCGGATGGCGTAGGACTGGCCCACGGAGTAGGCCGTTTCGCCCTGGCGGCAGATGTGGTGCCGGGAGTTGCCCTCCCAGCGTTTCCGCTTGCGTTCGATGTAGACCGCCTCGCCCGGCACCGGCTGGGCCTTCTTGTCCTTCAGATCGTTGAATTTGCGCAGGTTGCGCGGCGAGAGGCGGAACTTCCGCCCGATGTTCTCGAACGTGTCGTTCTCCTTGGCCAGCACGTAGTGCACGCCGTTGGTGACGTAGACGTTGTAACCCTGGTGGGCGTTGATCGTCACGCGGTAGTTGTCCGGGTCGACGGCCCCCTCGGTCCGGGCCAGTTCCTCCACGCTGCTCTGCGACGAGAACCACTCTTCGGGGTCGCGTTTCAGGCCGTAGCGCGAGGCGTAGAGCCGTGCGCCGTCGGGCCGGTCGAGCAGGAAGAGCTGGTTCTCCTCGATGATGCGGATGAGCCGCTGCGCGTAGTCGGGGGCCGTGGCGTAGCCCGCGGCCTTGAGACCCCGCGCCCAGCTCTTGTAATCGTCGGAGGAGTAGGCGAACAGCGAGTCGTAGCGGGGCTGCGAGTCGAGGAATTCGGCGTGGTCCCGGTACGACGCCTCGACCGAGGGGTAGGAGCGGAAGCATTCGCCCTTGGCGTCGTCGTCGTGGTAGACCTTGTCGCCCGTCCAGTTGCGTTTGCACTTGATGCCGAAGTGGTTGTTCGACTTCATCGACAGCAGGCTGTTGCCGCAGTCCGATTCGAGGATTCCCTGCGCCATGGTGATGCTCGCGGGGATTCCGTAGCGCTCCATGTGGGCGATGGCGATGGGCATGTAGCGGCTGATGTACTCTTCGCGCGTCTGGCGCACCTGCGCCCCGAGCTGCACGGAGATGCAGAGGAGGATTCCGGAGAGGAGTATTGCTTTTTTGGAAAAAGTCATTATCTTTGTTTAATCGTTACCGACAAAGGTATGATTTTCCGGTGAAAAATCCAATAATACTATAAAACCGCAAGCTATGTTTACCGAAAACGCGAATCGTATTTTCAACCGGTCCATCGAGGAGTATCACCGCTGGGACGATGTGGACCATCCCATCGACAATCCCTACGCGCCGGGCACGATCGACCATTTGCTCTACCACAAGAACTGGATCGACACGGTGCAGTGGCACTTGGAGGACATTATCCGCGACCCGGCCATCGACCCCGCGGAGGCGCTTCTCATCAAGCGCCGCATCGACAAATCGAATCAGGACCGTACGGACATGGTGGAGTACGTGGACTCCTACCTGCTGGACAAATACAAGGACGTAACGCCTGCCGAAGGCGCCCGGCTCAACACCGAGACCCCGGCGTGGGCCATCGACCGCCTGTCGATCCTCGCCCTGAAGATTTACCACATGGCGCGCGAGGCGGAGCGTACGGACGTGGACGACGCGCATCGCGCGGCCTGCCGGAAGAAGCTGGACGTGCTGCTCGCGCAGCAGGTCGACCTTTCGCAGGCCATCGAAGAGCTGATCGAGGACATCGAGGCGGGCCGCAAGTACATGAAGACCTACAAACAGATGAAAATGTACAACGACCCGGCACTGAATCCGGTGCTCTATGGGCAGAAAAAATAGCGTGGGGACGGCGAACGGCCTCCCGAACGGGGAACGAGCGGGCGGTGCGGCGGCCGGGAGCGGCGCGCCGGTTCCGTGTCACCTGCTGGTGATGCGCACCTCGGCGATGGGCGACGTGGCGATGCTGCCGCATGCGCTCCGTGCGCTGACGGCCGCTTATCCCGATCTGCGGGTCACGGTGGCCACGCAGGCCATGTTCAGGCCCTTTTTCGCAGGGCTGGATGTCGGGTTTCTCGACGTCGATGTAAAAGGCGCCCATCACTCCCTGGCGGGAATGTGGCGGCTGGCCGCCCAGGCCCGGAGGCTGGGCGTGGACGCCGTGGCCGACGTGCACGACGTGCTGCGCTCGAAGGCGTTCCGCCTCGCGATGCGTCTGCACGGCGTTCCGGCGGCGCATATCGACAAGGGGCGCGCCGGGAAACGGGCGTTCATCCGCTGCGGCGGCCGCGGCATGGAGCCGTTGCGCCACACGGTGCTGCGCTACTGCGACGTTTTCCGGAAGCTGGGATTCGTGCTGGACGACCCTGCGCCCGCCGTGCGCCGGGACCGCCCCAATCCCTTCGGGGAGAAACACGGCGTGTGGGTGGGCTTCGCACCCTTCTCCGCACACCGGGGCAAGACCTATCCCGAGGAGCAGAGCCGCGAACTCGTGCGGATGCTCTCGGAGCGTTACGGGCGGGTTTTCATCCACGGAGGCGGAGGCGCCGAACAGGCGTTCGCCGAGGAGATGGAACGCACGTATCCCAACGTCACGGCCTTGTACGGCAAGGTCCGTTTCGCCGGGGAGATGGACCTCATCGCCAACCTGGACTGCGTGGTGACGATGGATTCGCTGGTGATGCACCTGGCGTCGCTCGTCGCGACGCCCGTGGTGTCGGTATGGGGCGCGACGCATCCCGGGCTGGGTTTTCTGGGCTACGGGGTTTCGTCCGGGAACGTTTTGCAGGCCGACATGGCGTGCCGTCCCTGCTCGGTCTTCGGCAACAAGCCCTGCCGCTACGGCGACTACCGCTGCCTGAAAGCCGTTACGCCCGAAATGGCGGCCCGGCGGGTGGCCGAAATCACTGGCAGCTTGCCGGAATGTCCCGGAAACGGATAAACCGATTGAATCCATAATCCGATTCAGGGGTGACCTTACGGAGCGATCGGACGGGAACCGGGGCTGAAAGCAGGCCTCCGGTTCCCGTCCGGAGTTTTATTTCGCCTTATTCACCGCTCCGGTTCCGGGGGCCGTGTTTCATTTCCGTGAAATTGCATTTTCGGTTACGTAGAGGGTTCGCCTCATTCGTACTTATTATAACCGACCTGATGAACTTATGAAGAAACTTCTTTTTCACCTGCTGATTTTCACCTTGTTTGCGGCCGCCGCCGGCTGCTCTTCCGGCAAGGACGACGACGGAAATCCCGATGTCAGATTCTATGCGGTTCCGGCTTCGCTGAATTTCGAGGCCGGGAAAACGACCTTGCAGTTGAGCATCTCGACGACGGGGCATTGGACGATCGTGTGCGACGACGAGTGGCTGGAAGCCGTTCCGGCGGAAGGCACGGGGAGTGCGAAGGTCGGAATCACCGCGCAGGCGAATCCTTTGGCGCAGCAGCGCACCTCGTCGCTGACGATCGCATACGGCGGTGCGGAACCGGCCGTCGTGCCCGTCACCCAAAAGGTCTCCGGGGAGGAGTCGGTCGACCTGTTCGGCTCGACCGACGAGATGAAAGCCTACCTGAAAGCGCGCGTTGAAGCCTGCAATTACGCCGAGTCGGTGACGACGACCGCCGGAGGGGTGCTGAAGTTCGGCTTCAAGGGCGCCGCGACGCGGGGCGTTCGGAAAGAGGCGATTCCCTTCTTTACGGTGAACGGCGGCGGTTACTGGGCGGCCGACGGCGTTGCGACGCCGGTGAAAGCCGACGCGGAGGCCCTGCGGGGCGGGGCGTCGCCCGCGGTGACGCTGACGGCCGGCGGAACGATCGCTTTCGACGGGGCCGACACGGGCACGGCCGCTCCTGCGGACGGAGCCGTTGCGCTGCGCTGCGTGCTCGACACGGGGAAATACGTCTGCTTCGTCTTCGCCGACGGCGAGGTGATCCGGATCGGGAGCGAGCTCAACGGCTCGTTCAACCCGCCGCTGCCGGCGGGAGGCAAATCCCTCAAGATACTCTTTATCGGCAACAGTTTTACGGTCGATGCCACGGAGCATCTGCCGGGCATGTTGAAAAGCGCCGGAATCACCCATGTCCGGATGGTGCGGGCCTATCACGGCGGCTATAAGCTGCCCGAATTTTTCGAGAACTATGCCGCGCCGGACATCTGCACCTATTATTACTGCGAGCCGGGAGCGACGAAGTGGGAGAACGAAGGGACGCTGAACCGTTCGCTCAAGAGCATCGTCGAGTCGGATACGTGGGACATCGTGACGTTGCAGGAGCACACCGGTTCGTACTATGCGTGGGAGTGGGACGAGACCGAGCGGGGCGCGATTTCCGGACTTTGCGACTACATCCAGCAGGCGCAGCCCCTCGACCGGCCCACGATCGGCTACATCATGGCCCAGGCCTACGGAGCCTACCACTCCCATTATCCGAAGTATTTCGCCAACCAGCAGGCGATGTTCGAGGCGATCGTGGCCCAGGTGCGGAAGATCACCGCCCAGACCTGCATCGACATCGTGATCCCCTCGGGAACGTCGCTCCAGAACCTGCGGACCTCGTCGCTGAACAGGGACAACGGGATGGACCTCACGCGCGACTCCTACCATATGGACTACGGAATCAGCCGTTACGCGGCCGCCGCGACGGTGTTCCGGACGCTCGTCACGCCCTGCACGGGCGTCAGCGTCGAGGGAAACGGCTACCGCTATTCGACCTCCAGCACCTCGACGACGGGTTATTCGACGCCGGTTACCGACGCCAACGCCCCGGTGGCGATCCGGGCGGCGCTGGAGGCCTGCCGGACGCCCTATGCGGTTACGGACATGAGCAAATACTGACGGGCATGCAGAATCGTTTACGGGATTCGGAGCTTGTCGTGATGATGCGCGGCGGCGACAAGGCAGCCTTCGGAGTGCTTTTCGACCGCTACTACGACCTGCTGCACACCTTCGCCAGGCATATCGTCAAGGACTCTTCCGTGGCGGAGGACATCATCCAGAACGTCTTCGTCAAAATGTGGATGCGCAAGGAGCAGGTCAATCCCGAACTGTCGGTGCGCAATTACCTGCTGGTCGCCACGCGCAACGAACTTTTCGACTACATGCGGCTGCGGTACAACATGCTGCGCAGCGACATCAACGATGCGATGCTCAACGTCGCCGACGGCGATACGGACATTTACGACTACGTGGACGTGCGCGAACGGGTCGGGTTCATCGACTCGGTGATGCGTTCGATGCCCGACAAGCGGCGCGAGATATTCGCCATGCGCTACGACCGCAACATGACCAATGCCGAGATCGCCCGGGCGCTGAACCTCTCGATCCGCACGGTCGAAAAGCACGTCGACCTGGCGATCAAGCAGATCCGCAAGACGATCTCCGTCGTGACGCTCTTTTTTGTGCTGTTCTTCTGAAAACAAGACGAAACCTATGGATACCAAGAAAAATATGTCGCGTGAACAGCTGCTTGCCTACATGCGGGACAACTGCACGGAAGCCGAGGCGCAGCAGGTGCGCATGTGGCTGCGGGAGCGGCTGAAGGACCCGGGGCTGGACCAGCTGTTCAGCGACCTGCTGGACGCTACCGAGACCGAGTACGATCCCGAGGGCAAGGAGCGCGTGCGGCGTAAGCTGGACTCGATCCTCGCGGCATGCCCCGCCCCGAATTCCCCCCCCCGCAGCGGTAACCTCCGGCGGTGGCGGTGGTCCCTCCGTATAATCGAATACGCCGCCGCCGTTGCCGCCGTCGTTCTGGCGCTCCATTACAGGCATCAGGCCAACACCCCGCGCGAGTGGGTGGAGGTCTATGCCGGCATGGGCGAGCGCCGCGAGATCGTGCTGCCCGACAGCACGCACGTGTGGCTCAATGCCGGTACGAAACTCATCTATCCCAAGCAGTTCAACCGCTCGATGAGGCAGGTCTACCTGTCGGGCGAGATGTTCGCCGACGTCCGCCGCGACGAGGACCGCCCGTTCATCGTCTCCGCCGACCGGCTGGAGGTGAAGGTGCTCGGCACGCAGTTCAACCTCAAATCCTACCAGGAGGACGCCAAGTCGGAGGTGAGTCTGGTGCGCGGCAAGGTGTCGGTAGGCATCAAGGCGTCGAAGATGAACGGGAAACTCACCCTCGAGCCCGGAGACATCCTCCGTTTCAACAAGACCAACAATCACATCGACTTCCTCAATTTCGATCCCGATTCCTATGCGAACTGGATCGACAACGACAACTTCTTCTTCGTGGAGCAGACCCTGGGCGACATCGTCGCCGACCTGCGCCGCCACTTCGCCGTCGAGATCGTCGTCACGGACAAATCGCTGTGCGACGAGACCTACTACGCCTCGTTCGTCAACGAGGAGTCGCTCGACGAAATCCTCGATGCGCTCAACAAGGACCGCCTTTTCTCGGTGCGCAGGGAAGCCGAGGTATATTACATATCGCCACCCCTAAAATAACCATATCATGTAGTACACAGAACGAACGGAATCTTTAATGACCTATTTCTCAAAACTTCAAATCTTAACGTAATGAATAAACTTTTACCTTCCGTCAAAAGTTTGATCACGCTTGCCGCACTTCTGTGCTTCCTGTTCCAGGCCTCCGCGGCCTCGGCCCAGAAGGTGAGCCTGTCGGTCCGCAATGCGACCGTCAAGGCGGCGATCGAACGCCTGCAAAAGGATTACGGCTACTCGTTCGTCATCAAGACGAAGGATGCCGATGTGAACAAGAAGATCACCCTCGATGTCAAAAACGAGGAGATCGGCGCGGTCGTCGGGAAGATGTTCGCCGGACAGAACGTCGTGAGCAGCGTCGAGGGCAAGATGATCGCCATCATGTCCGCCCCCGCGAAGCGGGACGCCGCGGCCCGCGCTTCGGCCAATGCCGTCGTGAAGGGCGTCGTGAAAGACAGCGCCGGGAATCCGATCACCGGCGCCACGGTGATCGTCGACGGCACGACGATCGGCGCCACCACCGACCTCGACGGCTCGTTCTCCGTACGGATCGGGGCGCGCACGGATGTCCGCCTGATCGTCTCCTACCTCGGCCTGAAGACCAGGGAGGTTGCGGTGGACGATCCGGCACGGTTCTATGAGGTCCGGCTCGAAAACGACAACATGGCCCTCGACGAGGTGGTCGTGGTCGGTTACGGCACGCAGCGCCGCAGCCTGGTGACCAACGCCATCAGCCAGTTCAAGCCCACCGAGGAGAACATGCGCAGCGTGATGTCGCCCTCGGAACTCCTTCAGGGCCGCATCGCCGGCGTGTCGATCTCGACCAGTTCGGGTAACCTCGGCTCGGCCGAGAAGATGAGCATCCGCGGTTCGTCGTCGCTCAGCGCCAGCAACGAGCCGCTTTACGTGATCGACGGCATTCCGCTGTCGAACAACTCGGCGTCGCTCTATTCGTTCGGCGAGAACATGAGTTCGCTGGCGACGCTCAACCTCACGGACATCGAGTCGATCGAGGTGCTGAAGGACGCCGCTTCGGCCGCGATCTACGGCTCGCGCGCCACCAACGGCGTCGTGCTGATCACCACCAAGCAGGGCCGCGAGGGCAAATCGGAGGTCAAGGTCAACTACGGCTTCAGCATCACGCAGTTTCCCAACACCGGGCGCCGCGAATACGTCGGTTCGAAGCAGTACGTCGAGGTCTTCAACGAGGGCGTCGACAACTACAACCGCCAGAACGGCTTCACGGTCAACAGCTCGGGATATGTCAAGCCCATCCGCAATCCCTACGGAGACATGCCCGACACCGACTGGCTCGACCTGATCACCCGGCTCGGGCAGTCGCACTACCTCGACCTGTCGTTTTCGGGCGGCAACGCCAAGACCAAATACTACCTTTCGGGCAGCTACAACTACCAGGAGGGCGTCATCAAGACGAACGACATCTCGAAGGTCAACCTCAAGTCGAACATCAACCACGAAATGTTCAAATGGCTGAAGGTGGGCGCCAACATCAGCGGCAACTACCTGCACAACAACCGTATCCCGGGAGCCAATCTCGGATCGACGATCATCGGACGCGCCGTGCAGCAGCGTCCCTTCGACCGTCCCTACAAACCCAACGGCGGCTATTACACGGGCGGAACCGACGAACTGCTGCTGCACAATGCCGTGCAGATTCTCTCCGAGGAGACCTCCTATACGGACAACTACCGCTTCATCGGTTCGTTCTGGGCCGAGGCGCAGATCATCAAGGGCCTGACGGTCAGGGCGTCGTACAACAACGACTCGGCCTACACCTATGACTACATCTATTACAATCAGAACCACCCCTATGCCGCCGACAAGGGCCGCATCCTGGACCGGAACCGGTTCGTGATGACCAACACGATCGACCTCTACGCCAACTATAACCGCAAGATCGGCGAAGATTTCGAACTCGGGGCCATGGTGGGTCACTCGTTCCTCAAGACCAAGAGCCGCACGTCGTACATTGATGCGCAGAACTATCCCTCGCCGGCGTTCGACGTGGCGAGCGTGGCCGCCAACATCGTCGATGCCAGCGCCGGACTGTCGGAATATGCCATCGAATCCTATTTCGCCCGTTTGAGCCTCGCCTACAAGGACCGTTACGTGGTCAATGCCACGATCCGTACCGACGGTTCGTCGCGCTTCGCGCCCGACTGCCGCTGGGGCTGGTTCCCCTCGGTGTCGGTCGGCTGGAACGTCTCGAACGAGTCGTTCTGGAACGCCGAGAAGACCGACCTGAAGATCCGCGCCAGCTACGGCCGCACGGGTAACCAGGACGGAATCAGCAACTACGGCTGGCAGGCCCTGATCAGCGGCGGCGTCAACTACGGCGGCCAGAGCGGCATTGCCATTTCGTCGAGCGGCAACGACCGTCTGACGTGGGAGACCGCCGACCAGTACAACGCCGGATTCGACTTGAGCTTCCTGGGCGGCAAGATCAACATGATCGCAGACGTTTACCTGAAGAACACGAACAACCTGCTCTACTCGAAGCCCGTGCACGCCACGACGGGCGAGACCTCGATCCTGAGCAACATCGGGTCGATGCGCAACAAGGGTGTCGAGTTCACGATCAACACCCACCTCAATCTGGGCAAGGTGCTGTGGAGTTCGTCGTTCAACATCGCCCGCAATGTCAACAAGCTGACGTCGCTGCTCGAAGACGACCTGCTGTCGATCGGCGCCAACCGCGCGCTGAAACTCGGCCGGACGGTGGGTTCGTGGTACATCTTCCGCACGGACGGCATCTACCAGTACGACGGTGAGGTGCCGCAGGCGCTCTACGACAAGGGCGTGCGCGCCGGCGACGTCAAGTACTGGGACCGCAACGGCGACGGGAACATCACGGACGACGACCGTATCGTCACGGGCAACCCCAACCCCAAATTCTCGGGCGGCTGGAACAACACCTTCAAGTACAAAGGGCTGGAATTGAGCCTCTTCTTTACGTACAGCTACGGAAACGACGTGTATGCGTCGTGGATGATCCCCGGCTCCAAGCCCGGCCATACCCGCTCGCTGCTGAAAGCCTATGCCGACAACCGCTGGACGGGACCCGGCACGTCGGACAAATACCCGCGCGCGATCTACTCGTACAGCGGCTGGAACGGCAAGAACTCGACGATGTACCTGACCGACGGTTCGTTCATCCGCCTGCGCTCGGTGACGCTGGGATACACCTTCCCGCAGCGGCTGGTTTCGAAAATCCACCTCAAGGGACTCCGGGTCTATGCCCAGGGCGACAACGTCTTCCTCTGCTCGCGCTATCCCGGCTGGGACCCCGAGACGAGCGTCAATCTCGATCCGCGCTTCTACGGCGAGGATAACGACGGCGTTCCCCAGCCGCGCATCTTCAAGTTAGGCGTAAACATCACTTTCTAAATCCGACAATCATGAAATCGTTGCATAAAATCATCTTGTTTGCCCTGCTGCCCCTGATGGGTGCTTGCAGCGGCATGCTCGACATCGAGCCGCATTCGGCGGTCTCCCCGACGGTGGTCGGCTCCGACGACATCGAGGCGCTGCGCATCGGAATGTACAATAAGGTTCAGGAGGGACCTACCTACTACTCCTACATCGCGTTCGACCTCTTCGGCGGTGAGCTGATGACCAGCACGGGCCGCCCGATCGACCTGATCAACTCGCTTTCCAATGCGCTGCATACGTTTGTCAGCAGCCAGTGGAACGGCTACTACAAGGCGCTTTTGCAGGTGAACAACGTCATGTCGATCGCCGAGGGGCTGGCCGACAGCCCCACGCGGAACCGGGTGCTGGGCGAGTGCCGCTATTTCCGGGCGTATATTTACCTCTGTCTGGTGACCCGCTTCGGCGACGTGCCCGTCCTGCGGCAGAACACCCAGGCCAAGGTTTCGCGCGACCCGGCCTCGATGGCCTGGGAACTGGTCGAGGAGGACCTCGACGCGGCTTCGGGCTTCCTGAACGGGTTGAGCGCCGACAGTTTCTACTACGTGTCGCCCGCCGCCGTGACGGCCCTGAAAGCGCGCGTGAA
This Alistipes shahii WAL 8301 DNA region includes the following protein-coding sequences:
- a CDS encoding DUF4254 domain-containing protein — its product is MFTENANRIFNRSIEEYHRWDDVDHPIDNPYAPGTIDHLLYHKNWIDTVQWHLEDIIRDPAIDPAEALLIKRRIDKSNQDRTDMVEYVDSYLLDKYKDVTPAEGARLNTETPAWAIDRLSILALKIYHMAREAERTDVDDAHRAACRKKLDVLLAQQVDLSQAIEELIEDIEAGRKYMKTYKQMKMYNDPALNPVLYGQKK
- a CDS encoding TonB-dependent receptor, with amino-acid sequence MNKLLPSVKSLITLAALLCFLFQASAASAQKVSLSVRNATVKAAIERLQKDYGYSFVIKTKDADVNKKITLDVKNEEIGAVVGKMFAGQNVVSSVEGKMIAIMSAPAKRDAAARASANAVVKGVVKDSAGNPITGATVIVDGTTIGATTDLDGSFSVRIGARTDVRLIVSYLGLKTREVAVDDPARFYEVRLENDNMALDEVVVVGYGTQRRSLVTNAISQFKPTEENMRSVMSPSELLQGRIAGVSISTSSGNLGSAEKMSIRGSSSLSASNEPLYVIDGIPLSNNSASLYSFGENMSSLATLNLTDIESIEVLKDAASAAIYGSRATNGVVLITTKQGREGKSEVKVNYGFSITQFPNTGRREYVGSKQYVEVFNEGVDNYNRQNGFTVNSSGYVKPIRNPYGDMPDTDWLDLITRLGQSHYLDLSFSGGNAKTKYYLSGSYNYQEGVIKTNDISKVNLKSNINHEMFKWLKVGANISGNYLHNNRIPGANLGSTIIGRAVQQRPFDRPYKPNGGYYTGGTDELLLHNAVQILSEETSYTDNYRFIGSFWAEAQIIKGLTVRASYNNDSAYTYDYIYYNQNHPYAADKGRILDRNRFVMTNTIDLYANYNRKIGEDFELGAMVGHSFLKTKSRTSYIDAQNYPSPAFDVASVAANIVDASAGLSEYAIESYFARLSLAYKDRYVVNATIRTDGSSRFAPDCRWGWFPSVSVGWNVSNESFWNAEKTDLKIRASYGRTGNQDGISNYGWQALISGGVNYGGQSGIAISSSGNDRLTWETADQYNAGFDLSFLGGKINMIADVYLKNTNNLLYSKPVHATTGETSILSNIGSMRNKGVEFTINTHLNLGKVLWSSSFNIARNVNKLTSLLEDDLLSIGANRALKLGRTVGSWYIFRTDGIYQYDGEVPQALYDKGVRAGDVKYWDRNGDGNITDDDRIVTGNPNPKFSGGWNNTFKYKGLELSLFFTYSYGNDVYASWMIPGSKPGHTRSLLKAYADNRWTGPGTSDKYPRAIYSYSGWNGKNSTMYLTDGSFIRLRSVTLGYTFPQRLVSKIHLKGLRVYAQGDNVFLCSRYPGWDPETSVNLDPRFYGEDNDGVPQPRIFKLGVNITF
- a CDS encoding glucosaminidase domain-containing protein encodes the protein MTFSKKAILLSGILLCISVQLGAQVRQTREEYISRYMPIAIAHMERYGIPASITMAQGILESDCGNSLLSMKSNNHFGIKCKRNWTGDKVYHDDDAKGECFRSYPSVEASYRDHAEFLDSQPRYDSLFAYSSDDYKSWARGLKAAGYATAPDYAQRLIRIIEENQLFLLDRPDGARLYASRYGLKRDPEEWFSSQSSVEELARTEGAVDPDNYRVTINAHQGYNVYVTNGVHYVLAKENDTFENIGRKFRLSPRNLRKFNDLKDKKAQPVPGEAVYIERKRKRWEGNSRHHICRQGETAYSVGQSYAIRTRSIEKLNKLRKDEELAAGREIRIK
- a CDS encoding DUF4886 domain-containing protein, encoding MKKLLFHLLIFTLFAAAAGCSSGKDDDGNPDVRFYAVPASLNFEAGKTTLQLSISTTGHWTIVCDDEWLEAVPAEGTGSAKVGITAQANPLAQQRTSSLTIAYGGAEPAVVPVTQKVSGEESVDLFGSTDEMKAYLKARVEACNYAESVTTTAGGVLKFGFKGAATRGVRKEAIPFFTVNGGGYWAADGVATPVKADAEALRGGASPAVTLTAGGTIAFDGADTGTAAPADGAVALRCVLDTGKYVCFVFADGEVIRIGSELNGSFNPPLPAGGKSLKILFIGNSFTVDATEHLPGMLKSAGITHVRMVRAYHGGYKLPEFFENYAAPDICTYYYCEPGATKWENEGTLNRSLKSIVESDTWDIVTLQEHTGSYYAWEWDETERGAISGLCDYIQQAQPLDRPTIGYIMAQAYGAYHSHYPKYFANQQAMFEAIVAQVRKITAQTCIDIVIPSGTSLQNLRTSSLNRDNGMDLTRDSYHMDYGISRYAAAATVFRTLVTPCTGVSVEGNGYRYSTSSTSTTGYSTPVTDANAPVAIRAALEACRTPYAVTDMSKY
- a CDS encoding RNA polymerase sigma-70 factor yields the protein MQNRLRDSELVVMMRGGDKAAFGVLFDRYYDLLHTFARHIVKDSSVAEDIIQNVFVKMWMRKEQVNPELSVRNYLLVATRNELFDYMRLRYNMLRSDINDAMLNVADGDTDIYDYVDVRERVGFIDSVMRSMPDKRREIFAMRYDRNMTNAEIARALNLSIRTVEKHVDLAIKQIRKTISVVTLFFVLFF
- a CDS encoding FecR family protein; amino-acid sequence: MDTKKNMSREQLLAYMRDNCTEAEAQQVRMWLRERLKDPGLDQLFSDLLDATETEYDPEGKERVRRKLDSILAACPAPNSPPRSGNLRRWRWSLRIIEYAAAVAAVVLALHYRHQANTPREWVEVYAGMGERREIVLPDSTHVWLNAGTKLIYPKQFNRSMRQVYLSGEMFADVRRDEDRPFIVSADRLEVKVLGTQFNLKSYQEDAKSEVSLVRGKVSVGIKASKMNGKLTLEPGDILRFNKTNNHIDFLNFDPDSYANWIDNDNFFFVEQTLGDIVADLRRHFAVEIVVTDKSLCDETYYASFVNEESLDEILDALNKDRLFSVRREAEVYYISPPLK
- a CDS encoding glycosyltransferase family 9 protein; amino-acid sequence: MGRKNSVGTANGLPNGERAGGAAAGSGAPVPCHLLVMRTSAMGDVAMLPHALRALTAAYPDLRVTVATQAMFRPFFAGLDVGFLDVDVKGAHHSLAGMWRLAAQARRLGVDAVADVHDVLRSKAFRLAMRLHGVPAAHIDKGRAGKRAFIRCGGRGMEPLRHTVLRYCDVFRKLGFVLDDPAPAVRRDRPNPFGEKHGVWVGFAPFSAHRGKTYPEEQSRELVRMLSERYGRVFIHGGGGAEQAFAEEMERTYPNVTALYGKVRFAGEMDLIANLDCVVTMDSLVMHLASLVATPVVSVWGATHPGLGFLGYGVSSGNVLQADMACRPCSVFGNKPCRYGDYRCLKAVTPEMAARRVAEITGSLPECPGNG